The genomic interval AATGTCATAGATGTTGGTGGTGTTATACAAGTGTGACCTGCATGTGACATGTTGTGAACAGACTGAAGAAacttatattatttttcagtcaaTCACCAACATGAAAGTCAGTCTAAACTAccagttttttttaaaaaaaaaaggtacataaATGGCTTAAACTTACATGGAGAtactgtggggttttgtgtttgtttttcatgttctCTTGTCTAAaatgatgagaaagaaattaagaggaTGGGTATGAGAAACCTCAGCTAATTAGTGTGGGAAAAGAGAACAGCAAAGTCATTTTAAGAATACAGATGGAAAGACCTTTGATTtagttctgggtttttttgttggtggtgatgggtttttttacagAGAATTGGCAACTTAAACTGAGAATGGCCAAGTTACATCTAATTTTGTGTAGTATAATGCTTGTTTAGCATCATACCATCATTCTGACAATAAGGAATGTGCTTTTCAGTATGATGTCCAGGAAAGGAATGTTTTGTACTGTCAGAGTCAGTGACATGTATTTACTTTTTGGGACATTATAGAAAATATACCAGCAAACGAGCTACGGTTACAATGAATTAAACAGCATGTTCCTGAAATACTAAGCCCGTTTCaggggttatttttgttttcttttatatgtTCAGTGACAAACAAGAAGCCAGCTCAGGCGTCTATTACGAAGGTGAAGCAATTTGAAGGCTCTACATCTTTTGTCAAGAGAACGCAGTGGATGCTTGAACAGCTTCGGCAGGTCAACGGTATAGACCCTAATCGGGTGAGTTTGAACAGTTCTAGAAGATGAAAATTGACCACTAAAGAAATAATGCAGTGGAATATGTGAAATAGACTTTAATGGGAAAGATGGGAGGAGGCCAAAGCTTATAGTGTATGtagcttttcttcctgtctttcccTACTTTTCTTCCTACTCACTCTCTTCTTTGTGAAGAGCAAAATAAGAGCCTTGTTTGCCTTCTCTTCAGCTATAAGCCTCTTGGGGTCCATTTTGGCATGCAACTGTGCTGTAAGATAGAGCAGTAAGTAGAAGCAAGGACAGCAGAGGTTACTGAGGTTCAAGCTTGTGAAATATTGTGAACCTTGCATTTTTTCTAGGACAGTCTTCTCCTGAGGTCCttctacatttcatttttttttttttctacgaAGTGTAGtagtgtggttttgtttccaatGGCATGTGAAcgctgatttaaaacaaaacagagactAAATAGTTCTGGAATATTCCTTTAATGTGGAATATACAGATGGCCTTGAGCTGTCTCAAGACAAAGTCATATTAATATGTGATAAGCTCATGAATACAAATCTTCAGTAATAAACAGAATTACAAGTTAGGAATGTGGATTATACTGTGTGATCACAAAGTGAATTACTGTGTTCTTGGTAAGGCAAAATATGTTTGTGACTAAcccctttctttgttcaaaGCTGTGCTATCATCAGTCACCTAGGCTTCTTAACAGTGGTGCAGCGAATTCTGTTACCATCAAGTACAGTCTTTTGTGCAAAAAGGAGCCCTCTGGCCACTGCCCTATGGAATATAAGGGGTGGAATTGTATTTTTGCTGGGTAAAGgaataaggaaaatgaaaacaatgacAAATAGGTAAGGGATATGAGTTTTAGGCTCTTTCGCAGCATCTCGTATGCAGCTATGTAAATAACAGATACTCGGCATACTCTCAGACTGAAAGTCCTATCAAGTTTTAAGCTTAGACGTGTTCCTTTCAAACTGATCTTCCTGTGAATTCCTAGTGTCCTCAattcaaaaattatatttagcTGAATATATAGCAATACTTCTTGCATCAAATCCTTTTATTTTGGCAACTATGCATGGTACAGAGCTGGGCTTTCATTTGTTCTGGGAGCGCTCTTTTGTTCATGTTATGCCAAGACCTATACAACACTTCATGATAATAAATTAAATGCAATAACTAGGATTTGctacttgttttccttctttgtttgaGCATCCAGAGCAGAATAATATCTATAGTGTGAAAGTAGATTTTGCGCTGAGAGGCACAAATCCTTGCATAATGTAAAAGACACAAGTAACTATATTTCTGTAGAGAACAAGAATTTCTTATGAGATTCCAACTTTCAGTTTTGTGGTCCGAACAATTTTGTGTTCAGGCATTTTTGTCATGGCTGAATATTACTCAGTAAAAATACCTGCAAGAAAAAAGCTTCCTGCCTCGCTTTTTTTGCATCCAAAAATATGCAAAGGAAAAGTAATACCAGGGTGGTCTTGAGATATATgacctttctgcttttttcaacataataccttttaaaaataatatctcTATATCTTTCTCCAAATCATTTGTAAAACTGGAATAATAAtagtgtgttgttttggttttttttcttctaggatTCCCCAGAATTTGATTTActatttgaaaatgcttttgacCAATGGGTAGCAAGcacagcttcagaaaaatgcacatTCTTTCAGGTCCTACATCACACTTGTCAGCGATACCTCACAGACAAGAAGCCAGAATTTATCAACTGCCAATCTAAAATTATGGGAGGTAAGTCAATCAAAGTAGAGTACTTTGTGCGGATTTACATGTGAGCTATTCTGTGTTCAAATGAGCTTGCAGCCTAATTATATCTTGAAGTCATGGGTCTGAATATGCTAACTTCACAGTAGCAAACTTCAAGGCTTCAGCATTTTTCAGTCAAGCACCACTTCACACTCTTCCGCTACCTTTACTCTCCTGGTCTTCAGTTCCAGAGGCAACAACCCCTACCCACCTGGTGAGAAgttattttcctccttctttttaGCAACCATGATTGCTGTTTGTCTCTCTACTTTTGTTCATCCAGAAACATTTCTGGATGGTCTGAAAATTTTCCTAGTAAAAGCCTGTTCTGCATTGCTATTTCCTCACAAGTCTATATactaaacttccttttttttatttttttttttattttttttaaatttactttgaTCTTGACAGAAAACAGAGTTTTGTTATGTTTCATAAGTCACAGATGTTAAGGTGAATTTCCAGGgctacactgaaaaaaaagtctggttaggtaaaaaaataaatctgtcaaTATGTAAAATTGGTATTTACCATCTACTacccaaccaacaaaaactattttttgGGGAGGATTTTCACATATTTCACAAAGCATTCTCTAGGAAAACAAACTAGTTTAGTTGTTCCCGTAGActgaaatttctgaaaatagttgtctttttgtctgctttaaaacagaacagtttttaaaactgttacactgactgtgtgtcacagctggaataaaaaattgcttttctcaTTGAGTCTCCAAACTGTAGAAGTGCAAGAAAACTTGGGGTTTTTAGTTGTTGTTCCTTCCCCCTAATAGACATCAATCAGAAATATGGAGAGCCTTACTCAGTTCTTTCTGgtaattcttttctttcataaatctAGCATATGCTCCTGTACACTATGATCAGAACTATATTTTATGCAGCCACCTTTATGTGTTCTTTTTTCTGGCTGTTATTTTGTCTTACATACCTTTCCTCTAAAACACCCAAGGTAAACTTGAGGAAGGGGGAAATAATCTCCAGTTTGGTGCTTACATTTTAGCTACTGATGCTCATGTTACCACTAACTTTTTCTTCATAAGTCAGAACTGTTCTGTCAATCATCCTTTTAGTGTCTTCTCAAActaagaataaaggaagaaaatttcttGCAACTTTCCTCTcttgtttcttcccttttcacATTATTagaatttcctttgttttctttttggtgtggtgggcaggagggagcagcagtTTCTGCACTGATGAGAGAAGAGATACTCTacaatttttctatttcatatGGATGAAATCTCTTATCAAGTTTTTGTTTGGCATCTGTTTGCTAACAATGCTCACTTCCATCCTTCCTGCTAGTAAGTCAGTATTAATAAACTACCACACACCTAAGCCTCTGAAATCTTTTTGTTCTGATAAGATTGACCTGTCCAAAATTTAGTTCCTGATTCAACTGACCCAAATATGAATCTTTATCCTAAACAAGTGTCAgcatagtgaaaaaaaaaacaaaaaaccacacacacacaaaaaaaaaaaaaccacacaaaaaacaaacaaacaaaaaccactgaGATTCGTAAACTTCTGCTTGAATTCTGCTTTTCTAACACACACTAGACAATACCATGTCCATGAGGCATACCCACATTCTCTGTATTACAACTTCATAACTATTATAAAAAGGCTTAGTCAGCCATCATCCGATACCAGATGGTGACGATTTCCATATTCCTTGCCTGTCATTTGGGCTGTGCACAGATGCAGtctgtgtgtgtacacacacagtACAGACTGTGGACGTGATACAGGGCCAAGGACTAACAAATTTCCTCATTGATATATTGCTTCTGCTCTCTTCTCGCTGTCCATTTTCTCCTCACACTGGGTTACAGACTCCCTGTAGATAAGTTTAAATTTGACAGAATCTATAATAACTGTAAACTAAATGATAGTTGACCCTAAATTCTAGTGACTCTCTGTGTGTCAGCCTCACTGAGCAATGGGAAAcctatcaatttttttttttttaagtcctcattacaaatcacagtatcacagtatgtgaTATCAATAATTATAAAAGGTAATGCAATCATATTATTGAAAATTGTCTTGTAATATGTAAGGTGCAATAGTCTGTTTAAatatctgcttttcctttgagTATTTAGATTCATATTCTTAATGCAATGCTAAGTTTTCTACAGAAATACCACATCTATACTATAATTACAAGCTTTATGGGTGTGTTCATGCATACAGATAAATTCTTACTCAGTTCCAAAAACACTCTTCTAGCACCAATGCTGGtaattcttaaaaatacagaaaattaattttgggaaaaaaaaaaaaaaacaaaaaaacaaaaaaaatctgtgcttttcaaactaagtttttaaaggttttttgtGCAATGTTGTTTAGCATTTTTCCTAATGTTCTAGTATACAAGGGTCTGGAGGAACAGCcagtttagcctggagaaaaagaggctgaaggGGGAGACCTTATCTGCTCACTACAGCTACCcaaaaggaggctgtagcatggatgctgttggtctcttctcccaagtagcaagtgatatgATGAGAGGAACTGGCTTCAAAtggtgccaggggaggtttagattggatattaggaaaacatgccttcatagaaagggttgtcaggcattggaacagtctgcccagggaagtggttgagtcaccatccctggaaggtgtttgaaaacatgtgtagatgaggtttttagggtCATGGTTTGTACGTGGACTTGGCAGTgataggttaacagttggattCGCTCTTAAAGGTCTtctccaatcaaaatgattctatgattctatatttcACTAATCTTTCCATCATCTTCAAAACCTTTTGCATTACTTTATATTtagatgtatttatttagtgGAGCCATGCTTCCTTCActgattaaaaataagcaaactaCTGTCATAGCAGCTTTGA from Columba livia isolate bColLiv1 breed racing homer chromosome 5, bColLiv1.pat.W.v2, whole genome shotgun sequence carries:
- the STXBP6 gene encoding syntaxin-binding protein 6 isoform X2, which encodes MNAKSAISKEIFAPHDERMLGAVQVKRRTKKKIPFLATGGQGEYLTYICLSVTNKKPAQASITKVKQFEGSTSFVKRTQWMLEQLRQVNGIDPNRDSPEFDLLFENAFDQWVASTASEKCTFFQVLHHTCQRYLTDKKPEFINCQSKIMGVFKLIKCKPDWIYITFTHYGL
- the STXBP6 gene encoding syntaxin-binding protein 6 isoform X3, producing MTNKKPAQASITKVKQFEGSTSFVKRTQWMLEQLRQVNGIDPNRDSPEFDLLFENAFDQWVASTASEKCTFFQVLHHTCQRYLTDKKPEFINCQSKIMGGNSILHSAADSVTSAVQKASQALNERGERLGRAEEKTEELKNSAQQFAETAHKLAMKHKC
- the STXBP6 gene encoding syntaxin-binding protein 6 isoform X4, which gives rise to MLEQLRQVNGIDPNRDSPEFDLLFENAFDQWVASTASEKCTFFQVLHHTCQRYLTDKKPEFINCQSKIMGGNSILHSAADSVTSAVQKASQALNERGERLGRAEEKTEELKNSAQQFAETAHKLAMKHKC